The Helianthus annuus cultivar XRQ/B chromosome 16, HanXRQr2.0-SUNRISE, whole genome shotgun sequence genome includes a window with the following:
- the LOC110919551 gene encoding uncharacterized protein LOC110919551, which produces MALALVQTARRLRRYFQAHPIQVVTDQPIRSVLEKPENSGRLAKWAVELGEHITYVPRKAIKAQVLADFIIEVPMQTVTEVNTATPEPSDLEAWKLFTDGASSVEGSGAGLILINPEGLEFTYALRFDFQTTNNEVEYEAQIAGLRLAKEMKVHKLEVFTDSLLVSSQVNNSYIAKEPNMKRYKEKSKELMNTFQMCTIKQIPRSQNKKADALSKFASLTFAHLTKKVLVEVLKAPSIDELEVQDVVTDEGVLVTDNGKQFAEKPFNVWCKEYKINQIFSSVAYPQSNGQVERTNRSIVEDESEQPTPNVSQALEI; this is translated from the exons ATGGCTCTAGCCCTAGTACAAACAGCTAGGAGACTTCGAAGGTATTTTCAAGCACACcccatacaagtggtcactgaccaacctatCAGAAGTGTGCTTGAAAAGCCAGAAAACTCGGGACGGTTGGCCAAGTGGGCAGTGGAACTGGGTGAACACATCACCTATGTCCCTAGGAAAGCCATCAAGGCCCAAGTATTGGCCGATTTCATTATAGAAGTCCCTATGCAAACTGTCACTGAAGTGAACACTGCAACCCCTGAACCCTCTGACCTCGAAGCTTGGAAGCTTTTCACTGACGGAGCTTCAAGTGTTGAGGGATCAGGGGCTGGACTTATTCTGATCAACCCAGAAGGGTTAGAATTCACGTATGCACTTCGCTTTGATTTTCAGACAACAAACAATGAAGTCGAATACGAGGCACAGATAGCCGGTTTAAGGCTGGCTAAAGAAATGAAGGTCCACAAGCTTGAGGTGTTCACAGATTCGTTGCTGGTATCGAGCCAAGTGAATAATAGCTACATTGCAAAAGAGCCCAACATGAaaaggtacaaagaaaaatccaaagaattaatgaacaccttccagaTGTGTACAATCAAACAgattccaagatcccaaaacaaGAAGGCAGACGCCTTAAGCAAGTTTGCATCCCTCACTTTTGCTCACCTAACAAAAAAGGTGTTAGTAGAAGTGTTAAAAGCTCCATCAATTGATGAATTAGAAGTCCAAGACGTAGTCACTGACGAAg GAGTACTCGTCACTGATAACGGAAAGCAGTTTGCTGAGAAGCCTTTCAACGTTTGGTGTAAAGAATACAAGATCAATcagatcttcagctcagtggcttacccgcaatcaaatgGTCAGGTCGAAAGAACAAACAGAAGTATAGTGGAAG ACGAGTCTGAACAACCTACACCAAATGTTTCTCAAGCCTTAGAAATATAA